The following proteins are encoded in a genomic region of Phragmites australis chromosome 9, lpPhrAust1.1, whole genome shotgun sequence:
- the LOC133929831 gene encoding uncharacterized protein LOC133929831: MHRACNCKRTNLGRRHPPFPTAPANPISQQPSTQLRAASSAMTLKRLLGLSAAASGRLRRGISTAASRPPWAMVYPLTKLKTPAPRVSLQLAEAPCISHLNVPAHLVYPGTGPDPRNDDISLVFGGFVKASSGDGLLLLNFLDLRGTAPIVSTHRGTQGRKLTFISLDPDVTRFVCNPLTGQLFRLPDIDGKKKTLSCAGMGILTQSERPHRPPDRFAVAELHEDHDGEEPSFVMRRFLSQTGKWDKLVGLPSPLPLARRMNIDHEVLAFSGRLWYVDISWGAVSADPFSDRPELRFVELPRGSVTEPPKGPGQPELDGYRRMGVSEGRLRYAEVSQKEPFVLSSFALDGDGSCWTLEHRVALSRLLPRGDLLSGEDTPRIGVVDPMNASVMHITLGNQAFSVDMDKGKVLACSLTGPSLQCDSLKSCVLPPWLASSRIPSAGTLSSNKAKVKSKTLSDILVRVDMDKKN, encoded by the exons ATGCACCGAGCTTGCAACTGCAAAAGGACTAATCTCGGCAGGAGGCACCCACCGTTCCCCACCGCACCAGCGAATCCAATTTCACAGCAGCCAAGCACACAGCTCCGCGCCGCCTCATCGGCGATGACGCTCAAGCGCCTCCTTggcctctccgccgccgcctccggccgcctccgccgcggcaTCTCCACGGCCGCCTCGCGCCCTCCGTGGGCTATGGTCTACCCGCTCACGAAGCTAAAGACGCCGGCGCCGCGCGTGTCCCTCCAGCTCGCCGAGGCCCCGTGCATCTCCCACCTCAACGTCCCCGCCCACCTTGTCTACCCGGGAACCGGCCCCGACCCCCGCAACGACGACATAAGCCTAGTCTTCGGCGGCTTCGTCAAAGCCTCTAGCGgcgatggcctcctcctcctcaacttCTTGGATCTCCGCGGCACAGCACCCATCGTCTCCACGCACCGCGGCACTCAGGGACGCAAGTTGACTTTCATCAGCCTGGACCCCGACGTCACGCGCTTCGTCTGCAATCCCCTCACTGGCCAGCTGTTCCGCCTCCCGGACATCGATGGCAAGAAGAAGACCCTGTCCTGCGCGGGCATGGGCATCCTCACCCAATCCGAACGCCCGCACCGTCCGCCTGACAGGTTCGCTGTCGCCGAGCTCCACGAGGACCACGACGGGGAGGAGCCGAGCTTCGTCATGCGGCGGTTTCTCTCGCAAACAGGGAAGTGGGACAAGCTGGTGGGCTTGCCGTCCCCACTCCCTCTCGCCCGCCGGATGAACATAGACCACGAGGTGCTCGCCTTCTCCGGTCGGCTGTGGTACGTCGACATCAGCTGGGGCGCAGTCTCCGCTGACCCATTCAGCGACCGACCGGAACTCCGCTTTGTCGAGCTGCCGAGGGGCAGCGTGACAGAGCCCCCGAAGGGGCCGGGGCAGCCGGAGCTGGATGGGTACCGCCGCATGGGGGTCAGCGAGGGGAGGCTGCGCTACGCCGAGGTGTCCCAGAAGGAGCCTTTTGTGCTCAGCTCGTTTGCACTTGACGGCGATGGCAGCTGCTGGACGCTGGAGCACCGGGTGGCGCTTAGCCGACTCTTGCCGCGTGGAGACCTTCTGAGTGGAGAGGACACGCCGCGGATTGGCGTTGTTGACCCAATGAACGCAAGCGTCATGCATATCACACTCGGCAACCAGGCTTTCTCCGTAGACATGGACAAGGGGAAGGTCCTTGCGTGTTCGCTGACAGGCCCATCATTGCAGTGTGATTCCCTTAAATCATGTGTGCTCCCACCGTGGCTTGCGTCAAGCCGAATCCCTTCTGCAG GAACTCTTTCGAGCAACAAGGCCAAAGTCAAAAGCAAGACTTTATCAGACATTTTGGTTCGTGTAGACATGGACAAGAAGAACTGA
- the LOC133929936 gene encoding GDSL esterase/lipase At2g40250-like, with product MALTLTTVAFFLAALLVSSPSAAAARALTGTAKHDIPAVFAFGDSTLDPGNNNRLNTLVRADHAPYGRDFPGGEATGRFSDGKLITDYIVESLGIKDLLPAYHNSRLTVAEATTGVSFASGGSGIDDLTAQTALVSTFGSQISDFQELLGRIGAPKSAEIANKSLYVLSAGTNDVSLYSVLPIRAGSFPTIDQYNDYLIGRLQSYIQSLYKLGARNFMVAGLPPVGCLPVQKSLQSITRGFEGCVADLNSAAEGYNSALQQMLTKLEAASPGVTLAYVDVYGPLKDMATQPQKYGFTETTLGCCGTGLVEMGALCTSLLPQCESPAQFMFFDSVHPTQATYKALADRIVQSHIPKFIK from the exons ATGGCGCTAACCTTAACCACCGTCGCGTTCTTCCTCGCCGCCCTCCTCGTCTCCTCCCCTTCGGCCGCCGCTGCCCGGGCACTGACGGGGACAGCCAAGCACGACATCCCTGCCGTGTTCGCCTTCGGCGACTCCACGCTGGACCCGGGCAACAACAACCGCCTCAACACGCTGGTGCGCGCCGACCACGCGCCCTACGGCCGCGACTTCCCTGGGGGCGAGGCCACGGGGCGGTTCTCGGACGGCAAGCTCATCACCGACTACATCGTCGAGTCGCTCGGCATCAAGGACCTCCTCCCTGCGTACCACAACAGCCGCCTCACCGTCGCCGAGGCCACCACGGGGGTCAGCTTCGCGTCGGGGGGGTCCGGCATCGACGACCTGACCGCGCAGACCGCGCTGGTGTCGACGTTCGGCTCGCAGATCAGCGACTTCCAGGAGCTCCTCGGTCGGATCGGCGCGCCCAAGTCCGCCGAGATCGCCAACAAGTCCCTGTACGTGCTCTCCGCTGGCACCAACGACGTCAGCTTGTACTCCGTCCTGCCGATCCGGGCCGGGAGCTTCCCCACCATCGATCAGTACAATGACTACCTCATCGGCAGGCTCCAGTCTTACATACAG AGCCTGTACAAGCTGGGAGCCCGGAACTTCATGGTGGCCGGCCTGCCGCCGGTGGGTTGCCTCCCGGTGCAGAAGAGCCTCCAGTCAATAACGCGGGGGTTCGAGGGATGCGTCGCCGACCTGAACTCGGCCGCGGAGGGATACAATTCCGCGCTCCAACAGATGCTGACCAAGCTGGAGGCCGCCTCCCCCGGTGTGACGCTCGCGTACGTCGACGTCTACGGCCCGCTCAAGGACATGGCCACGCAGCCCCAGAAATACG GTTTCACCGAGACGACCCTCGGCTGCTGCGGGACCGGGTTGGTGGAGATGGGGGCGCTGTGCACCAGCCTGCTGCCGCAGTGCGAGTCGCCGGCGCAGTTCATGTTCTTCGACTCCGTTCACCCGACGCAGGCCACGTATAAGGCGCTCGCCGACCGGATCGTCCAGTCGCATATCCCCAAGTTCATCAAGTAA
- the LOC133928124 gene encoding selT-like protein, with protein MTMKRMLETSFPGIHVILQNYPPPFPMRVLGKVVPILQVGAIATIMAGDQIFPRLGMVPPPWYYSLRANKFGTMTPIWLFGNFAQPFLQSSGAFEVYCNGDLVFSKLAEQRFPSEFELRDFIANRMPESPFGGAMGKALI; from the exons ATGACCATGAAGCGCATGCTGGAAACCTCATTTCCTGGAATTCATGTTATCTTGCAAAATTATCCTCCGCCATTCCCCATGCGCGTACTAGGCAAAGTTGTGCCAATTCTTCAAGTTGGAGCCATTGCGACAATAATGGCTGGTGATCAGATTTTCCCCAGGCTTGGAATGGTTCCACCACCATGGTACTACTCGCTGCGTGCCAATAAATTTGGAACTATGACGCCAATCTGGCTATTTGGCAACTTTGCTCAGCCCTTTCTACAAAGCTCTGGTGCCTTTGAAGTTTACTGCAATGGAGATCTG GTATTCTCAAAACTTGCTGAGCAAAGGTTCCCTAGTGAGTTCGAGCTGCGGGATTTCATTGCCAACAGAATGCCGGAGTCTCCATTTGGGGGGGCTATGGGTAAAGCCTTGATTTAG
- the LOC133929055 gene encoding calcium-dependent protein kinase 16-like: MGNCCRSPAAVAREDVKSSHFPASAGSGGGKKKPHQARNGSGGSAGAGGGGEKKRLSVLGEEGCDVGGGIDEKYALDRELGRGEFGVTYLCMDRGTRELLACKSISKRKLRTPVDVEDVRREVAIMRHLPKSPSIVSLREACEDDGSVHLVMELCEGGELFDRIVARGHYTERAAAAVVRTIVEVVQLCHRHGVIHRDLKPENFLFANKKENSPLKAIDFGLSIFFKPGENFSEIVGSPYYMAPEVLKRNYGPEIDIWSAGVILYILLCGVPPFWAETEQGVAQAILRGNIDFKREPWPNVSDNAKDLVQRMLQPDPKLRLTAKQVLEHPWLQNAKKAPNVPLGDIVKSRLKQFSRMNRFKRRALRVIADHLSAEEVEDIKEMFKVMDTDNDGIVSYEELKTGIAKFGSHLAESEVQMLIEAVDTNGRGALDYGEFLAVSLHLQRMANDEHLRRAFLFFDKDGNGYIEPEELQEALLEDGSANSMDIVNDILQEVDTDKDGKISYEEFVAMMKTGTDWRKASRHYSRGRFNSLSIKLIKDGSVKLGNE; encoded by the exons ATGGGAAACTGCTGCCGCTCGCCGGCGGCCGTGGCGCGGGAGGACGTCAAATCGTCGCACTTCCCGGCCTccgccggcagcggcggtgggAAGAAGAAGCCCCACCAGGCTCGGAACGGTAGTGGCGGGAGCGcgggggccggcggcggtggggaGAAGAAGCGGCTGTCGGTGCTAGGGGAGGAGGGGTGCGACGTGGGCGGCGGGATCGACGAGAAGTACGCGCTGGACCGGGAGCTGGGGCGCGGCGAGTTCGGGGTGACGTACCTGTGCATGGACCGGGGCACGCGCGAGCTGCTGGCCTGCAAGTCGATCTCGAAGCGGAAGCTGCGGACTCCCGTGGACGTGGAGGACGTGCGGCGGGAGGTGGCCATCATGCGGCACCTGCCCAAGAGCCCCAGCATCGTGTCGCTGCGGGAGGCGTGCGAGGACGACGGCTCCGTGCACCTCGTCATGGAGCTCTGCGAGGGAGGGGAGCTGTTCGACCGCATCGTCGCCAGGGGACACTATACGgagcgcgcggcggccgcggtaGTGCGCACCATCGTCGAGGTCGTGCAGCTCTGCCACCGCCACGGCGTGATCCACCGGGACCTCAAGCCCGAGAACTTCCTCTTCGCCAACAAGAAGGAGAACTCCCCTCTAAAGGCCATCGACTTTGGcctctccatcttcttcaagcCCG GTGAAAATTTTTCGGAAATTGTGGGAAGTCCCTACTACATGGCTCCTGAAGTTCTGAAGAGGAATTATGGACCTGAAATAGACATATGGAGTGCTGGTGTTATCTTGTATATTTTGCTATGTGGTGTTCCACCATTTTGGGCTG AGACCGAACAAGGAGTTGCACAAGCCATCCTTCGGGGAAATATAGATTTTAAGAGAGAACCCTGGCCCAATGTTTCTGATAATGCTAAAGATCTAGTTCAACGGATGCTTCAGCCTGATCCCAAACTCAGGCTAACGGCAAAGCAAGTTCTTG AGCATCCCTGGCTTCAAAATGCTAAGAAAGCTCCGAATGTTCCTCTTGGAGACATTGTAAAGTCAAGGCTGAAACAATTTTCAAGGATGAACAGATTCAAAAGAAGAGCTCTAAGG GTCATTGCTGATCACTTGTCAGCCGAAGAGGTTGAGGACATAAAGGAGATGTTCAAAGTGATGGATACTGATAATGATGGTATAGTCTCTTATGAAGAGTTAAAGACTGGGATCGCAAAATTCGGTTCTCATCTTGCAGAATCTGAAGTGCAAATGCTTATTGAAGCT gtggATACAAATGGTAGGGGAGCACTAGATTATGGTGAATTTTTGGCCGTCTCACTTCATTTACAAAGGATGGCAAATGATGAGCACCTTCGTCGGGCCTTCTTGTTTTTCGACAAGGATGGTAATGGTTACATTGAGCCTGAGGAGCTTCAGGAAGCCCTGTTGGAGGATGGGTCAGCTAATAGCATGGACATTGTCAATGACATATTGCAAGAAGTTGACACCGACAAG GATGGCAAAATTAGCTACGAAGAATTTGTAGCAATGATGAAGACTGGCACAGACTGGAGAAAGGCGTCGCGGCATTATTCAAGAGGGCGCTTCAATAGCCTTAGCATAAAGCTTATAAAGGATGGGTCTGTAAAACTGGGTAACGAGTGA